The following are from one region of the Halodesulfurarchaeum sp. HSR-GB genome:
- a CDS encoding transposase, which produces MVEETFKYAATPASSKVATAAWEAIQTCREVYNHALTQEYRPRPKGSKPSYTSMQNKLPAWKEKWPEWSDVYSKTLQMAVRRIKQSESVLESLKEKGYEVGQLQWKSPEEYRSIVYNQSGFDVDRNTDRTEHATVDFSKIGIFHLKYHRPLPEDGEISQIILKKTKTGDWTVNIVVDYEPEYPEPPAIEEIDAENTVGIDLGITSFIHDSTGRSFKSLDEQTDRERIERRHRNLSRKEYGSNNWEKARQKLAQAYKRLRNRRKDYREKLAHEYTTHYDAVFLEDLNVKSMIEGDRNSRNIAAMSWRKTIYAFKRHGEKNGCHVIEVPPAGTTKRCSQCGTETAKPLWVRKHSCPACGFVANRDYNSALEIKRLGLEKIGIRDSSVDIGQGMAESTSPELGEFWCANESPRDSLTPAETALPGEAPSISPKRVVETGSPTLKEQTAAAVSE; this is translated from the coding sequence GTGGTCGAGGAGACGTTCAAGTACGCTGCAACTCCCGCTAGCAGTAAGGTAGCGACAGCTGCGTGGGAGGCAATTCAGACCTGTCGGGAAGTGTATAATCACGCACTCACACAGGAATACCGGCCACGCCCCAAAGGGTCGAAGCCGTCATACACGTCGATGCAGAACAAGCTCCCTGCCTGGAAAGAGAAGTGGCCGGAATGGTCGGATGTCTACTCAAAAACGTTGCAGATGGCTGTGCGGCGTATCAAGCAAAGCGAGAGCGTGCTTGAGTCTCTCAAAGAGAAGGGCTACGAGGTCGGTCAACTGCAGTGGAAGTCACCGGAGGAATACAGGAGCATCGTCTACAACCAGTCCGGTTTCGACGTGGATCGTAACACGGATCGGACTGAACACGCGACGGTCGATTTCTCCAAAATCGGGATTTTCCACCTCAAATATCACCGACCACTTCCGGAAGATGGCGAGATCTCTCAGATCATTCTGAAGAAGACAAAAACCGGCGACTGGACAGTAAATATTGTCGTTGATTACGAGCCAGAATATCCCGAGCCACCTGCTATTGAAGAAATCGACGCCGAAAACACAGTTGGAATTGACCTCGGGATCACGTCATTCATCCACGATTCGACGGGTCGTTCATTCAAGTCGCTTGACGAACAAACTGATCGAGAGCGGATTGAGCGCCGGCATCGCAATCTCTCACGGAAGGAGTACGGATCGAACAACTGGGAGAAAGCCCGGCAGAAGCTAGCTCAAGCGTATAAGCGGCTTCGCAATCGCCGAAAAGATTATCGCGAGAAACTCGCTCACGAGTATACAACACATTACGATGCCGTCTTTCTCGAAGACTTGAACGTGAAGTCAATGATTGAAGGGGACCGAAACAGCCGCAATATCGCTGCGATGTCGTGGCGGAAAACCATCTATGCATTCAAACGCCATGGTGAGAAAAACGGGTGTCATGTGATCGAGGTGCCGCCAGCAGGAACGACGAAGCGTTGCTCGCAATGTGGCACGGAAACAGCGAAACCACTGTGGGTTCGTAAACACTCCTGTCCAGCCTGTGGGTTTGTAGCGAATCGCGACTACAATTCGGCGTTAGAGATCAAACGCCTCGGCTTGGAAAAAATCGGAATCAGGGATTCGTCAGTAGACATAGGTCAGGGCATGGCCGAATCAACGTCCCCAGAACTCGGAGAGTTCTGGTGTGCGAACGAATCGCCTCGCGATTCGTTAACGCCTGCGGAGACTGCACTCCCTGGGGAGGCTCCTTCTATCTCTCCAAAGCGCGTCGTTGAAACAGGAAGCCCTACCCTCAAGGAGCAAACGGCCGCAGCCGTGAGCGAGTAG
- a CDS encoding phosphoglycerol geranylgeranyltransferase — protein sequence MSGPWTQWDHVLKVDPDKELAGDDTFADVCTSGTDAIEIGGTTGMTEEKMETVVSACREYDVPLFQEPSNPGVVIEDPGLDGYLIPTVFNAGDPFWITGAHKEWARIDEVEWDRTHTEAYIVLNPDASVATYTEANCDLDTEEVAAYAAVAERLFGQEIVYLEYSGMLGDTETVAAATEALDDSTLFYGGGIRDYESAKEMGAVADVVVVGDLVHEEGVEAVEETVRGAKEA from the coding sequence ATGAGCGGGCCGTGGACACAGTGGGATCACGTGCTCAAAGTCGATCCCGACAAGGAACTCGCCGGCGATGACACGTTCGCCGACGTTTGCACGAGCGGCACCGACGCCATCGAAATCGGCGGGACGACGGGTATGACCGAGGAGAAAATGGAGACGGTGGTGAGCGCCTGTCGCGAGTACGACGTGCCGCTCTTCCAGGAACCGTCCAACCCCGGTGTCGTCATCGAGGACCCGGGCCTGGACGGCTATCTCATCCCGACGGTGTTCAACGCCGGTGATCCCTTCTGGATCACGGGCGCCCACAAGGAGTGGGCACGCATCGACGAAGTCGAGTGGGATCGCACCCACACCGAGGCCTACATCGTGCTCAACCCGGACGCCTCGGTTGCCACCTACACCGAGGCGAACTGCGATCTCGACACCGAGGAGGTCGCGGCCTACGCGGCGGTCGCCGAGCGACTCTTCGGCCAGGAGATCGTCTACCTGGAATATTCGGGAATGCTCGGGGACACGGAGACCGTCGCGGCCGCGACCGAGGCACTCGATGACTCGACGCTCTTCTACGGCGGCGGCATTCGGGATTACGAGTCGGCCAAAGAGATGGGAGCGGTGGCCGACGTCGTGGTCGTCGGCGACCTCGTCCACGAGGAGGGGGTCGAAGCCGTCGAGGAGACCGTCCGCGGCGCGAAAGAGGCCTGA
- a CDS encoding transcription initiation factor IIB: MTRSTRQRERQAAETEESKEGVRECPECGSEDLVKSSDRGELVCNECGLVLEEEKIDPGPEWRAFNHQERQQKSRVGAPTTQTMHDKGLTTTIDWKDKDAYGRSISSKKRSQMHRLRKWQERIRTKDAGERNLQFALSEIDRMASALGVPRSVREVASVIYRRALKEDLIRGRSIEGVATSALYASCRKEGIPRSLEEISEVSRVERKEIGRTYRYISQELGLEMKPVDPKKYVPRFCSELELTEEVQSKANEIIETTAEKGLLSGKSPTGYAAAAIYAASLLCNEKKTQREVADVAQVTEVTIRNRYQEQIEAMGIHN, translated from the coding sequence ATGACACGGTCTACCCGCCAGCGGGAGCGACAAGCGGCCGAGACCGAGGAGTCAAAAGAGGGCGTCAGGGAGTGCCCGGAATGTGGCTCCGAGGATCTGGTCAAAAGCTCCGACCGGGGCGAACTCGTCTGTAACGAGTGTGGACTCGTCCTGGAAGAGGAGAAGATAGACCCCGGCCCGGAGTGGCGCGCCTTCAACCATCAGGAGCGCCAGCAGAAATCCCGCGTAGGGGCCCCGACCACCCAGACGATGCACGACAAGGGGCTGACGACCACGATCGACTGGAAGGACAAGGACGCCTACGGTCGGTCGATCTCCTCGAAGAAGCGAAGCCAGATGCACCGGCTTCGGAAGTGGCAGGAACGGATCCGGACCAAGGACGCCGGCGAACGCAACCTCCAATTTGCCCTCTCGGAGATCGACCGGATGGCGAGTGCGCTCGGGGTCCCGCGATCGGTACGCGAGGTCGCCTCCGTCATCTATCGCCGGGCGCTCAAGGAGGACCTCATTCGCGGCCGATCGATCGAGGGCGTCGCCACCTCGGCCCTGTATGCCTCCTGTCGCAAGGAAGGCATCCCCCGGAGTCTCGAGGAGATTTCGGAGGTATCGCGGGTCGAACGCAAGGAGATCGGTCGGACCTATCGCTACATTTCCCAGGAACTCGGACTGGAGATGAAACCCGTCGATCCCAAGAAGTACGTCCCCCGCTTTTGCTCGGAACTGGAACTGACAGAGGAAGTCCAGTCCAAGGCAAACGAGATCATCGAAACGACCGCCGAGAAAGGACTGCTCTCCGGGAAGTCGCCGACCGGCTATGCCGCCGCAGCCATCTATGCCGCCTCGCTTCTGTGCAACGAGAAGAAGACCCAGCGGGAGGTCGCCGACGTCGCCCAGGTGACCGAGGTCACGATCCGGAACCGGTACCAGGAGCAGATCGAAGCGATGGGCATCCACAACTAG
- the rnhA gene encoding ribonuclease HI: MPVLECDPTEARERLREAGATISPGKTDHEVFHADLGEAHAVAYEDSVVVQGKRPVDITAVLEGDGGGRVHVYFDGACRGNPGPSAVGYVLVDEHGIVEEGGETIGRATNNQAEYEALIRALEVAAQYGYREIEIRGDSELIVKQVRGAWQTNDPTLREYRVRVHELLEEFEEYSITHVPRETNERADDLANEALDNA; encoded by the coding sequence ATGCCGGTCCTGGAGTGTGACCCGACCGAGGCTCGCGAGCGTCTGCGGGAGGCAGGCGCGACGATCTCGCCCGGAAAGACCGACCACGAGGTCTTCCACGCCGATCTGGGCGAGGCTCATGCCGTCGCCTACGAGGACAGCGTCGTGGTCCAGGGCAAACGCCCGGTCGACATCACCGCCGTGCTCGAGGGAGACGGGGGTGGGCGCGTGCACGTGTACTTCGATGGCGCCTGCCGGGGTAATCCCGGCCCGTCGGCCGTGGGCTACGTCCTCGTCGACGAGCACGGGATCGTCGAGGAGGGCGGCGAGACGATCGGTCGCGCCACGAACAACCAGGCCGAGTACGAGGCGCTCATCCGCGCGCTCGAAGTCGCGGCCCAGTACGGCTACAGGGAGATCGAGATCCGCGGGGACTCCGAATTGATCGTCAAGCAGGTTCGGGGCGCCTGGCAGACCAACGATCCCACCCTCCGGGAGTACCGGGTGCGGGTGCACGAACTCCTGGAGGAGTTCGAGGAGTACTCGATCACTCACGTCCCCCGGGAGACGAACGAGCGGGCGGACGACCTCGCAAACGAGGCCCTCGACAATGCCTGA
- a CDS encoding rnhA operon protein: MPELPDSVVETARAITRAIRRGTHQDPEALRERRDTLLARFEYTARVREDDSGPVLVCHPAAWLDDDGVFQPEAMESTAAAVERDLFEPAVEGGWAAIEAHNRELAGEVQDRYGDPHGATATAFAEYMANHHEATIEAASESAVETFLTEYLPRNAWPTQAQKANAETSIRRLFDVAGEPVPLDRDRKR, encoded by the coding sequence ATGCCTGAGCTTCCGGACTCGGTCGTGGAGACGGCGCGGGCGATCACCCGGGCGATCCGTCGTGGCACCCATCAGGACCCGGAAGCACTACGAGAACGACGCGACACCCTTCTCGCCCGGTTCGAGTACACGGCTCGCGTTCGCGAGGACGATTCTGGCCCGGTCCTCGTCTGTCACCCCGCCGCGTGGCTCGACGACGATGGGGTGTTCCAGCCCGAAGCAATGGAGTCGACGGCAGCGGCGGTCGAACGCGACCTTTTCGAGCCGGCCGTCGAGGGAGGCTGGGCCGCGATCGAGGCCCACAACCGCGAACTCGCTGGGGAGGTACAGGACCGATACGGCGATCCCCACGGCGCGACGGCGACGGCGTTTGCCGAGTACATGGCGAATCACCACGAGGCGACCATCGAGGCTGCCTCGGAATCGGCGGTCGAAACCTTTCTCACCGAGTACCTCCCGCGAAACGCCTGGCCGACCCAGGCACAGAAAGCAAATGCAGAAACCTCGATTCGGCGGCTCTTCGACGTCGCGGGTGAACCCGTGCCGCTCGACCGTGACCGAAAAAGGTGA
- a CDS encoding helix-turn-helix transcriptional regulator, with amino-acid sequence MAEARSAEVAVARELTAFQKNILTVLAERPRYGLAIKRELESYYDDEVNHGRLYPNLDDLVSEGFVEKSALDKRTNEYALTDAGMEAVKDDLTWSLEHFVTDSERAELVDAIVEEA; translated from the coding sequence ATGGCAGAAGCACGGAGCGCCGAGGTGGCGGTTGCACGGGAGCTGACGGCATTTCAGAAGAACATCCTCACGGTCCTCGCCGAGCGACCCCGATACGGGCTCGCGATCAAGCGAGAACTGGAGTCCTACTACGACGACGAAGTCAACCACGGGCGCCTGTACCCCAACCTGGACGACCTGGTTTCGGAGGGCTTCGTGGAGAAGAGTGCGCTCGATAAGCGGACCAACGAGTACGCGCTCACGGACGCGGGCATGGAGGCCGTCAAGGACGACCTCACCTGGAGTCTGGAACACTTCGTGACGGACAGCGAACGCGCAGAACTCGTCGACGCCATCGTCGAGGAAGCGTAA
- a CDS encoding inorganic diphosphatase, producing the protein MTNLFEDLETGPNPPETIYAVIECLKGERNKYEYDKDIPGVVLDRVLHSNVHYPGDYGFIPQSFYDDGDPFDVLVLVEDQTFPGCVIEARPIGLMRMDDDGEQDDKVLAVPAEDPRYDHMQDLADVPQQTLDEISEFFETYKNLEAGKEVTTQGWEDREAAFEAIEHAQELYVEEFE; encoded by the coding sequence ATGACGAATCTCTTCGAAGACCTCGAAACCGGGCCGAACCCACCGGAGACCATCTATGCGGTCATCGAGTGTCTCAAGGGCGAACGCAACAAGTACGAGTACGACAAGGACATCCCCGGCGTGGTGCTCGACCGGGTTCTGCACAGCAACGTCCACTACCCGGGCGATTACGGCTTTATCCCCCAGTCCTTCTACGACGACGGCGACCCCTTCGACGTGCTGGTGCTGGTCGAGGACCAGACCTTCCCCGGCTGTGTCATCGAGGCCCGTCCGATCGGGCTCATGCGGATGGACGACGACGGCGAGCAGGACGACAAGGTCCTGGCGGTCCCCGCCGAGGACCCCCGCTATGACCACATGCAGGACCTGGCGGACGTGCCCCAGCAGACCCTCGATGAGATCTCGGAGTTCTTCGAGACCTACAAGAACCTGGAGGCGGGCAAGGAAGTCACCACCCAGGGCTGGGAGGACCGCGAGGCGGCCTTCGAGGCCATCGAACACGCCCAGGAGCTCTACGTCGAAGAGTTCGAGTAA
- a CDS encoding alkaline phosphatase family protein, translated as MGLFDRLRGDDGPRVAFVGIDGVPWSLIEDNPETFPNLTAMAEDGAGGPMQSIVPPESSACWPALTTGTNPGKTGVYGFQDREVGSYDTYVPMGNDVQSTRLWNRVIEADRDATVMNVPVTFPPDREPTRMVSGFLSPSVEKAAVPASFAAELESMGYRIDVNAKLGHDADKTEFIQDAFETLEARYTAFERYVEEGDWDLFFGVFMTTDRVNHFLFEDYERDGEYHDEFLEFYAAVDEYLGALREKLPADTTMVVASDHGFTTLDYEVHLNKWLQEAGWLSFESEDPEDLSDIDSETTAYSFIPGRFYLNLDGREPRGSVPESEYESVRADLKAEIESLTGPDGRPVVDRVVPKEEAFAGDHDDIAPDLIAIPNDGFDLKSGFTAHENVFDKGPRNGMHTFEEATLIVDDPSVSIPAETDLLDIAPTILDLMDLDPAVSEFDGESRC; from the coding sequence ATGGGTCTGTTCGACCGGTTGCGCGGGGACGACGGTCCGCGTGTGGCGTTTGTGGGCATCGACGGGGTTCCGTGGTCGCTCATCGAGGACAACCCCGAGACGTTCCCGAACCTCACGGCGATGGCCGAGGACGGGGCCGGGGGGCCGATGCAGAGTATCGTACCGCCGGAGTCGAGTGCCTGCTGGCCGGCGCTCACGACCGGGACCAATCCCGGGAAGACCGGCGTGTACGGCTTCCAGGACCGCGAGGTCGGCTCCTATGACACCTACGTCCCGATGGGGAACGACGTGCAGTCGACCCGCCTCTGGAACCGGGTTATCGAGGCCGACCGGGACGCGACGGTCATGAACGTGCCCGTCACCTTCCCGCCGGACCGGGAACCGACACGGATGGTCTCGGGGTTCCTCTCGCCCTCCGTCGAGAAGGCGGCCGTCCCCGCGAGCTTTGCCGCTGAACTCGAATCGATGGGCTACCGGATCGACGTGAACGCGAAACTGGGCCACGACGCGGACAAAACTGAGTTCATTCAGGACGCTTTCGAAACCCTCGAAGCCCGGTATACGGCCTTCGAGAGGTACGTCGAGGAGGGAGACTGGGACCTCTTTTTCGGCGTGTTCATGACGACCGACCGGGTCAATCACTTCCTCTTCGAAGACTACGAACGGGACGGCGAGTACCACGACGAGTTCCTCGAGTTCTACGCGGCCGTCGACGAGTACCTGGGAGCGCTCCGCGAGAAGCTTCCGGCGGACACGACGATGGTCGTCGCGAGCGACCACGGCTTCACCACACTGGATTACGAGGTCCACCTGAACAAATGGCTCCAGGAGGCTGGCTGGCTCTCCTTCGAGAGTGAGGACCCCGAGGACCTGAGCGACATCGACTCGGAGACGACCGCCTATTCCTTCATCCCCGGCCGCTTCTACCTCAACCTCGACGGGCGGGAGCCCCGCGGGTCGGTGCCCGAGTCCGAGTACGAGTCGGTCCGCGCGGATCTCAAAGCGGAGATCGAGTCCCTGACGGGCCCGGACGGCCGCCCCGTCGTCGACCGAGTCGTTCCGAAAGAGGAGGCCTTCGCGGGCGATCACGACGACATCGCGCCGGATCTGATCGCGATTCCGAACGACGGCTTCGACCTCAAATCCGGGTTTACGGCCCACGAGAACGTCTTCGATAAGGGTCCACGAAACGGGATGCACACCTTCGAGGAGGCCACGCTGATCGTGGACGACCCGTCGGTGTCGATCCCCGCGGAGACGGACTTGCTCGACATCGCGCCGACGATTCTCGATCTGATGGACCTCGACCCGGCCGTCTCCGAGTTCGACGGCGAGTCCCGCTGCTGA
- a CDS encoding ATPase, T2SS/T4P/T4SS family yields MFGSSDDGEAACQCVPTTDGSTLRLDATSCQSGGDLVTSGACRRTVVEAISRPIEAIRVQRAGVERVQKGEAVDLFRAAGQFARRIGARDDRLATRAREDPLDAAAEAAGRAGLVGEAAAASGLATYDDADSYEHLLDPIRVPTIASSALDQRPPSDGVLRGSRVLDSGATVRVYDRPHGQPIHHLEPLEYTLGDTALSTLAAARDRLLSTAPGTPRDHRTAVEAVAGTDCPIDTLTRVLQKHTAGYGVFEDLFADDRLSEVFVNAPATENSLFVRVDGEERRTNVRLTDRGADRLAAGLRSESGRAFSRATPTIDASLSGIGSADAVRVAGVREPASDGYAFALRVEGTDRWRLHDLVANDTLGPAAAGLLSVAMERGGALLIAGPRGAGKTTMASALLWELPAHTRLLAIEDTPELPVRALQDAGRDVQRLEAAADPNAAIDPATALRTALRFGNGALAVGEVRGEEASVLYEAMRVGAASDTVIGTIHGDGYDGVKERVVADLGVPESSFAATDLLVTLKPTADGKRVHAIEEVTDGGSATLYEYDGTQLNETPRLERGNSHFAESITPPGETYAETLRAIESRADALTGSPLTRDGHTTGARADG; encoded by the coding sequence ATGTTCGGATCGTCGGACGATGGCGAGGCCGCCTGCCAGTGTGTCCCCACGACGGACGGATCGACTCTGCGACTCGACGCGACTTCCTGCCAGTCCGGCGGCGACCTCGTGACGAGTGGGGCCTGTCGTCGGACTGTCGTCGAAGCGATTTCTCGGCCTATCGAAGCGATTCGCGTTCAGCGAGCCGGCGTCGAGCGGGTGCAGAAGGGTGAGGCGGTCGACCTGTTTCGCGCCGCCGGCCAGTTCGCCCGCCGAATCGGGGCTCGTGATGACCGGCTCGCCACGCGTGCCCGCGAGGATCCCCTCGATGCGGCCGCCGAGGCCGCCGGGCGGGCCGGGCTCGTCGGCGAGGCAGCCGCGGCGAGCGGGTTGGCCACGTACGACGACGCGGACAGCTACGAGCATCTACTGGATCCGATCCGTGTCCCGACGATCGCGTCGAGCGCACTCGACCAGCGGCCGCCGTCGGATGGGGTGCTCCGGGGCTCCCGCGTGCTCGATTCCGGCGCGACCGTTCGGGTCTACGATCGGCCCCACGGCCAGCCGATTCATCACCTCGAACCGCTGGAGTACACCCTCGGGGACACGGCCCTGTCGACACTTGCCGCGGCGCGGGATCGGCTGCTCTCGACGGCCCCCGGGACACCGAGGGATCATCGAACGGCCGTCGAGGCCGTCGCCGGGACGGACTGCCCGATCGACACGCTCACCCGGGTACTCCAGAAACACACCGCCGGATACGGCGTCTTCGAGGACCTCTTTGCCGACGACCGGCTGTCGGAGGTCTTCGTCAACGCCCCGGCGACCGAGAACTCGCTTTTCGTCCGTGTCGACGGCGAGGAACGGCGCACGAACGTCAGGCTCACTGACCGCGGCGCGGATCGGCTCGCCGCCGGTCTCCGCTCCGAGAGTGGTCGGGCCTTCTCACGGGCCACGCCGACCATCGACGCCTCGCTCTCCGGGATCGGGTCGGCCGACGCCGTGCGGGTCGCGGGTGTTCGTGAACCAGCGAGTGACGGGTACGCCTTCGCGCTCCGGGTCGAGGGCACCGATCGCTGGCGGTTACACGATCTGGTCGCGAACGACACCCTGGGGCCTGCGGCGGCTGGGCTGCTCTCCGTGGCGATGGAGCGAGGCGGCGCGCTGCTGATCGCCGGGCCGCGAGGGGCTGGAAAGACCACGATGGCCTCGGCGTTGCTCTGGGAGCTCCCCGCCCACACGCGCCTGCTGGCCATCGAGGACACGCCGGAGTTGCCCGTTCGGGCGCTCCAGGACGCTGGCCGGGACGTACAGCGCCTCGAAGCCGCCGCGGACCCGAACGCGGCGATCGATCCGGCGACCGCGCTGCGGACCGCGCTTCGCTTTGGCAACGGCGCGCTGGCGGTCGGCGAGGTCCGGGGCGAGGAAGCGTCGGTCCTCTATGAAGCCATGCGGGTGGGTGCAGCGAGCGACACCGTCATCGGGACGATTCACGGCGACGGCTACGACGGCGTCAAAGAGCGGGTGGTGGCTGACCTGGGGGTTCCCGAGTCCTCCTTTGCCGCGACGGATCTCCTGGTCACCCTCAAGCCCACGGCCGATGGGAAGCGAGTCCACGCAATCGAGGAGGTCACCGACGGCGGAAGTGCCACCCTCTACGAGTACGACGGCACGCAACTGAATGAGACACCGCGGCTCGAACGGGGGAACAGTCACTTCGCCGAGTCGATCACGCCTCCGGGAGAGACCTACGCCGAGACGCTCCGGGCGATCGAGAGCCGTGCCGACGCGCTCACGGGATCGCCGCTTACTCGGGACGGGCACACAACGGGGGCTCGGGCTGATGGGTGA